In the Tepidimicrobium xylanilyticum genome, one interval contains:
- the ssnA gene encoding putative aminohydrolase SsnA: MIIGNGMVITNDSNNTFIENGAVFIRDNIIEDVGGFEELKKAYPEEEVIDVNGKVIMPGMICAHSHIYSAYARGMFVAKPQRNFFEILENLWWNLDRKLTLEDVKLNALTTYIESIQNGVTTLIDHHSGPNSVTGSLFAIAEAAKELGIRTSLCYEVSDRDGKEITLKEIKENINFIKETQKDDNGDMIKGLFGLHASFTLSNETLYKVREAMEGVYDGYHIHVAEGIQDQYDSLKKYGKRVVERLHDFGILGEHTIAVHGVHINQREIEILKETDTSVVHNPESNMNNAVGAPPVVSMIKQGLRVGLGTDAYTNDMFESMKVANILQSHQLCDPTVGFNETKIMQFDNNPKILRKYFKRDLGVIAKGAYADIITVDYIPLTPMNKDNWFGHALFGMTGRLVNDTIINGKFVMKDREILPVDVKEVLAKSRERANKIWPLM, translated from the coding sequence ATGATTATAGGAAATGGTATGGTAATAACTAATGACTCAAATAATACCTTTATAGAAAATGGAGCAGTTTTTATTAGAGACAATATCATAGAGGATGTAGGCGGCTTTGAGGAACTCAAAAAAGCTTATCCTGAAGAGGAAGTAATAGATGTAAATGGTAAAGTAATAATGCCAGGAATGATATGTGCACATAGCCACATATATAGTGCTTATGCTAGGGGTATGTTTGTTGCAAAGCCCCAGCGAAACTTCTTTGAGATTCTGGAAAATCTATGGTGGAATCTGGACAGAAAGCTTACATTGGAAGATGTAAAGCTAAATGCATTGACAACTTATATTGAATCAATCCAAAATGGTGTGACTACACTAATAGACCACCATTCTGGACCTAATTCAGTAACAGGAAGTTTATTTGCCATAGCTGAAGCAGCTAAGGAATTAGGTATAAGGACCTCTCTCTGTTATGAAGTATCCGACAGAGATGGAAAAGAAATAACATTAAAAGAAATTAAAGAAAATATCAATTTTATAAAGGAGACTCAAAAAGATGACAATGGCGATATGATAAAAGGGCTATTTGGGCTTCATGCATCCTTTACACTTTCTAATGAAACATTGTACAAGGTAAGAGAAGCAATGGAAGGGGTTTATGATGGCTACCACATTCACGTTGCTGAAGGAATACAAGACCAATATGATTCATTGAAAAAATATGGGAAAAGAGTCGTAGAAAGACTTCATGACTTTGGCATATTAGGTGAACATACAATAGCTGTTCATGGAGTTCATATAAATCAAAGGGAAATTGAAATATTAAAGGAAACTGATACTAGCGTTGTACACAATCCTGAATCAAATATGAACAATGCAGTAGGAGCACCACCAGTGGTATCAATGATTAAACAAGGATTAAGAGTAGGACTTGGAACAGATGCCTATACCAATGATATGTTTGAATCTATGAAGGTTGCTAATATACTACAAAGCCATCAACTGTGTGATCCAACAGTAGGCTTCAATGAAACTAAAATAATGCAATTTGATAACAATCCTAAAATTCTTAGGAAATATTTTAAAAGGGATTTAGGAGTCATAGCTAAGGGTGCCTATGCAGATATAATAACTGTTGATTATATACCATTGACACCAATGAATAAGGATAACTGGTTCGGCCATGCATTGTTTGGGATGACAGGAAGACTTGTTAATGACACAATTATCAATGGTAAGTTTGTTATGAAGGATAGAGAAATCTTACCAGTTGATGTAAAGGAAGTGCTGGCAAAGTCAAGGGAAAGAGCAAATAAGATATGGCCATTAATGTAA
- the arcC gene encoding carbamate kinase, with the protein MKRKVVIALGGNALGNDPESQKEAVKHTSKSIVDLIEAGNQVIISHGNGPQVGMINLAMDAAAKTDAGTPEMPFPECGAMSQGYIGFHLQNAIQNELRSRGLNIPVATVVTQVVVDKNDPAFQNPTKPVGAFYTKEEADKMIEKGFVFKEDAGRGYRRVVPSPEPKDIVEKESVKALVDAENVVIAAGGGGIPVVEEDGNLVGVPAVIDKDFTTAKLAELVDADSLIILTAVEKVAIRFGKPDQQWLDKLTIEEVQKYIDDKEFAEGSMLPKVKAAMSFVTSKPGRKALITSLEKATDGLAGKTGTWIISK; encoded by the coding sequence ATGAAAAGGAAAGTAGTAATCGCATTGGGTGGAAATGCTTTAGGAAATGACCCAGAATCACAAAAAGAAGCAGTAAAACATACATCTAAATCAATAGTTGATTTAATAGAAGCAGGGAATCAGGTTATTATATCCCATGGTAATGGACCACAGGTAGGTATGATTAACTTAGCCATGGATGCAGCAGCAAAGACAGATGCAGGGACTCCAGAAATGCCATTCCCTGAGTGTGGAGCCATGAGTCAAGGGTATATTGGCTTCCACCTACAGAATGCTATTCAAAACGAATTGAGAAGCAGAGGATTAAATATTCCTGTTGCAACAGTTGTAACGCAAGTTGTAGTAGATAAAAATGACCCAGCATTCCAAAATCCAACAAAGCCTGTAGGCGCATTCTATACCAAGGAAGAAGCAGATAAGATGATAGAAAAGGGCTTCGTATTTAAAGAAGACGCTGGAAGAGGATACAGAAGAGTAGTTCCATCACCAGAACCAAAGGATATAGTAGAAAAAGAATCTGTTAAAGCTCTTGTTGATGCTGAAAATGTTGTAATAGCTGCTGGTGGCGGTGGAATACCTGTTGTTGAAGAAGATGGAAATCTAGTTGGAGTACCAGCAGTAATAGATAAGGATTTTACTACAGCTAAATTAGCTGAGTTAGTAGATGCAGATAGTCTAATAATATTGACTGCAGTTGAGAAGGTAGCAATTAGATTTGGAAAACCAGATCAACAATGGCTAGATAAGCTTACAATCGAAGAAGTTCAAAAATATATAGATGATAAGGAGTTCGCTGAAGGTTCTATGCTGCCAAAGGTGAAAGCTGCCATGAGCTTTGTCACATCAAAACCAGGAAGAAAAGCGCTTATTACATCATTAGAAAAGGCAACTGATGGATTGGCAGGTAAGACTGGAACATGGATAATTTCTAAATAA
- a CDS encoding YgeY family selenium metabolism-linked hydrolase → MVLDFAKIKEAAQGYEKDMTKFLRDLVRIPGESCGEKGVVERIAEEMRAVGFDKVEIDPMGNVLGYMGTGETLIAFDAHIDTVGIGNRDIWEFDPYEGYENETEIGGRGTSDQLGGIVSSVYGAKIMKDLGLLNDKYQVLVTGTIQEEDCDGLCWEYIIKECKIRPEFVVSTEPTDGGIYRGQRGRMEIRVDVEGVSCHGSAPERGDNAIYKMAEIVQNIRDLNENDASDENEIKGLVKMLDEKYNPQWKEARFLGRGTITVSEIFFTSPSRCAVADSCSISLDRRMTAGETWESCLEEIRQLPAVKKYNAKVNMYEYARPSYTGLVYPIECYFPTWVIPEDHPVTKAMKEAYTNLYGTTRVGTEETEEMRKARPLIDKWTFSTNGVSIMGRNGIPCIGFGPGAEAQAHAPNEKTWKADLVRCAAVYAALPTVYVENK, encoded by the coding sequence ATGGTTCTAGATTTTGCTAAGATCAAAGAAGCGGCTCAAGGATATGAAAAGGATATGACTAAATTCTTAAGGGATTTAGTTCGTATTCCTGGAGAAAGCTGCGGAGAAAAAGGTGTTGTTGAACGTATTGCAGAAGAAATGAGAGCAGTTGGATTTGACAAAGTTGAAATTGACCCAATGGGAAATGTTTTAGGATACATGGGAACAGGAGAAACTCTAATTGCATTTGATGCTCACATTGATACAGTAGGCATAGGAAATAGAGACATTTGGGAATTTGATCCATATGAAGGGTATGAAAATGAAACTGAAATTGGTGGACGTGGAACTAGTGACCAATTAGGTGGAATAGTCAGTTCTGTTTACGGAGCTAAAATAATGAAAGACCTAGGTCTTTTAAATGACAAATACCAGGTATTGGTAACTGGAACAATACAAGAAGAAGACTGCGATGGACTTTGCTGGGAATATATAATAAAAGAATGTAAAATCAGACCAGAATTCGTAGTTTCTACAGAGCCTACAGATGGTGGAATCTATAGAGGACAACGTGGACGTATGGAGATTCGTGTTGATGTAGAAGGAGTTTCATGCCATGGTTCAGCTCCAGAAAGAGGAGACAATGCTATTTATAAGATGGCTGAAATTGTACAAAATATTCGTGACCTTAACGAGAATGATGCTTCTGATGAAAATGAAATAAAAGGATTAGTTAAGATGTTAGATGAAAAATACAATCCACAATGGAAAGAAGCACGTTTCTTAGGACGTGGTACTATTACAGTATCAGAAATCTTCTTTACATCACCAAGCCGTTGTGCAGTAGCAGACTCCTGCTCAATTTCACTAGACCGTCGTATGACAGCAGGTGAAACTTGGGAAAGCTGCTTAGAAGAAATTCGTCAGCTTCCAGCTGTAAAGAAATACAATGCAAAAGTAAACATGTATGAATATGCGAGACCAAGCTATACAGGATTAGTATATCCAATTGAATGCTACTTCCCAACTTGGGTTATACCAGAAGATCATCCAGTAACAAAAGCAATGAAAGAAGCATATACAAACCTTTACGGAACAACACGTGTAGGAACAGAAGAAACTGAAGAAATGAGGAAGGCTCGTCCATTAATTGATAAATGGACATTTTCAACAAATGGAGTTTCAATTATGGGAAGAAATGGAATACCATGTATAGGATTTGGTCCTGGTGCTGAAGCACAAGCTCATGCTCCAAATGAAAAAACTTGGAAAGCAGACTTAGTAAGATGCGCTGCAGTTTACGCTGCTTTACCAACAGTTTATGTTGAAAATAAATAG
- the ygeW gene encoding knotted carbamoyltransferase YgeW: MNTNFKELLAKLEKLDYKNLYHNDFLLTWDKTQDELHAIFTVADALRHLRENNISPKIFDSGLGISIFRDNSTRTRFSFASACNLLGLEVQDLDEAKSQIARGETVKETANMISFMADVIGIRDDMYIGKGHTYQKAVAEYVNEGYQDGVLEQRPTIVNLQCDIDHPTQTMSDMLHIIHEFGGVENLKGKKIAMTWAYSPSYGKPLSVPQGIIGLMTRFGMDVVLAHPEGYEVMSEVEEVARKNAEKYGGKFTKINSMEEAFKDADIVYPKSWAPFAAMEKRTQLYGEGKFDEIDILEQELLAQNAQHKDWACTEEMMKITKDGKALYMHCLPADITRLSCEEGEVDESIFDRYRIPLYKEASYKPYIIAAMIFLQKVKNPVETLQKLLDRNKARLVR; this comes from the coding sequence ATGAACACAAACTTTAAAGAACTATTAGCAAAACTTGAAAAATTAGATTACAAAAACTTATACCATAATGACTTTTTATTAACTTGGGACAAAACACAAGATGAGTTACATGCAATCTTTACAGTTGCAGATGCTCTAAGACATTTAAGAGAAAACAACATAAGCCCAAAAATATTTGATTCAGGACTAGGAATTTCAATATTTAGAGATAACTCTACAAGAACCAGATTCTCATTTGCATCAGCTTGTAACCTACTAGGATTAGAAGTTCAAGATCTAGATGAAGCAAAATCACAAATTGCTCGCGGAGAAACTGTAAAGGAAACTGCAAACATGATTTCCTTCATGGCAGATGTTATTGGTATTCGTGATGACATGTACATTGGGAAGGGACATACTTATCAAAAAGCTGTTGCTGAATATGTAAATGAAGGATACCAAGACGGTGTTCTTGAACAAAGACCAACTATAGTAAACCTACAATGTGACATTGATCATCCAACACAAACAATGTCAGATATGCTTCATATAATTCATGAATTTGGTGGAGTTGAAAACCTTAAAGGAAAGAAAATTGCTATGACTTGGGCATATTCACCATCCTATGGTAAACCACTTTCAGTACCACAAGGAATTATTGGACTTATGACAAGATTTGGAATGGACGTAGTACTTGCGCATCCAGAAGGATATGAGGTAATGTCAGAAGTAGAAGAAGTAGCTAGAAAGAATGCAGAAAAATACGGTGGAAAATTCACTAAGATAAATTCAATGGAAGAAGCATTTAAGGATGCAGACATCGTATATCCAAAGAGCTGGGCCCCATTTGCAGCAATGGAAAAGAGAACTCAACTTTATGGAGAAGGCAAATTTGATGAAATTGATATATTAGAACAAGAATTATTAGCTCAAAATGCACAACACAAAGACTGGGCATGTACTGAAGAAATGATGAAGATTACTAAAGATGGAAAGGCTCTATACATGCACTGCTTACCAGCTGATATAACTAGATTAAGCTGTGAAGAAGGAGAAGTTGACGAATCAATATTTGATAGATATAGAATACCACTATACAAAGAAGCAAGCTACAAACCATACATTATAGCAGCTATGATATTCTTACAAAAAGTTAAGAATCCAGTGGAAACACTACAAAAATTATTAGACCGAAATAAAGCCAGATTAGTTAGATAA
- the dpaL gene encoding diaminopropionate ammonia-lyase: MTVKYQIVKNDTSKREKVSLDFLSEDVAKQTIKYHSSFDQYSETPLVELKELAKYLGLKNIFVKDESYRFGLNAFKVLGGSFAIGQYIANKLGKSLDELQYRTLISDEIKEQLGEITFITATDGNHGRGVAWTANQLKQKAIVYMPKGSVQERVENIRALGAKCEVLDKNYDDCVRQANEEAEKYGYVMIQDTSWDGYEDIPTWIMQGYITMAYEAYLKMEEQNVRPTHIFLQAGVGSLASAVTGFFSSVYSDNKPIITIVEPDKAACLYKTAKADDGELHPVKGDMNTIMAGLACGEPVTIGWPVLNAYAENFLSVPDEVAAHGMRVLGNPLKGDERIISGESGAATMGVVSQVMSLEELKDIKEALKLDENSVVLCFSTEGDTDFEHYRDVVWNGLYQNK; this comes from the coding sequence ATGACTGTTAAATATCAGATAGTTAAAAACGATACTTCAAAAAGAGAGAAAGTATCATTAGACTTTTTGAGTGAAGATGTTGCAAAGCAAACTATTAAATACCACTCAAGTTTCGACCAATATAGCGAAACACCATTGGTGGAATTAAAGGAACTTGCAAAGTATTTAGGACTTAAAAATATATTTGTTAAAGATGAGTCCTATAGATTTGGTTTAAATGCATTTAAAGTATTAGGTGGAAGTTTTGCAATTGGCCAATATATTGCAAATAAATTAGGCAAGAGCCTTGATGAACTTCAGTATAGAACTTTAATATCAGATGAAATAAAAGAACAACTAGGCGAAATAACATTCATCACAGCAACAGATGGTAACCATGGTAGAGGAGTTGCTTGGACAGCTAATCAATTAAAACAAAAAGCAATTGTTTACATGCCTAAGGGAAGTGTTCAAGAAAGAGTGGAAAATATAAGAGCCCTTGGTGCAAAATGTGAAGTACTAGACAAGAACTATGATGATTGTGTAAGACAAGCTAATGAAGAAGCTGAAAAATATGGTTATGTAATGATTCAAGATACTTCATGGGATGGCTATGAAGATATACCAACTTGGATTATGCAAGGCTATATTACAATGGCATATGAAGCATATCTAAAGATGGAAGAACAAAATGTAAGACCTACACATATTTTCCTTCAAGCTGGAGTAGGATCACTTGCATCAGCGGTTACTGGTTTCTTTAGTTCAGTTTACAGTGACAACAAGCCAATTATTACAATAGTTGAACCTGACAAAGCTGCATGCTTATACAAGACAGCAAAGGCTGATGATGGCGAGCTTCATCCAGTAAAGGGAGATATGAATACTATAATGGCTGGTCTTGCTTGTGGTGAGCCAGTTACAATTGGATGGCCAGTTCTTAATGCGTATGCTGAAAACTTCCTATCAGTTCCAGATGAAGTAGCTGCACATGGTATGAGAGTATTAGGTAATCCATTAAAAGGTGATGAAAGAATTATATCAGGTGAAAGTGGAGCTGCAACAATGGGAGTTGTTTCACAAGTTATGTCATTAGAAGAACTAAAGGACATAAAAGAAGCATTAAAACTTGATGAAAATTCAGTTGTTCTTTGTTTCAGTACAGAAGGAGACACTGATTTTGAACATTATAGAGATGTAGTATGGAATGGATTGTATCAAAATAAATAA
- a CDS encoding sigma-54-dependent Fis family transcriptional regulator, with protein MYELNNIADTVQKYAKITSEIAKVDVEVVDSKLVRIAGTGIFSRVNVDVSENSNVYKYAMRTGERQVLLEPRVDERCKDCIKKEECKGIFEISMPIKIKDEIIGVIGMACTTEDRKKVILNNLESYLDFLEQIADFIATKAYEVEEAKSKAAITNMMELIVRRMDEGAIIINNEGNVSIINASAKKQLGITRIINNEQIEIEPTGDTVNNSKEYKVRIGENVSTVIGDIFDVPKNEFYKQVLLFRNLDKVHSSIYAMTSTVNAVDTDDIIGCSKKTIELKEKIKKVANSVSTVLITGESGTGKEVVATAIWKNSDRRNNRFVAINCAAIPEPLLESELFGYVKGAFTGADPNGKIGKFELANKGVIFLDEIGDMPLYLQSKLLRVIQNKKIVRIGSNQQIPLDVRIIAATNKDLRQMINENKFREDLYYRLNVIPIEIAPLRERKEDIRDLIYHFIDYYRKLFGKNFVRIEEETMEKLMNYPWPGNVRELENTVEFIVNMMEDGIVNDNTLPSNIRNNDLMGYENQQGIRTLKEIEQEEIRKAIAYYGDTTEGKKQAARALGIGIATLYRKL; from the coding sequence ATGTATGAGTTGAATAATATTGCTGATACAGTTCAAAAATATGCAAAGATTACTTCAGAAATAGCTAAGGTAGATGTTGAAGTTGTAGATTCTAAACTAGTAAGAATTGCTGGTACAGGCATATTTAGTAGAGTGAATGTAGATGTGTCAGAGAACTCAAATGTTTATAAATATGCAATGAGGACCGGAGAAAGACAAGTTCTGCTGGAGCCTAGAGTAGATGAAAGGTGCAAGGACTGTATAAAGAAGGAAGAGTGCAAAGGGATATTTGAAATTTCAATGCCTATCAAGATAAAGGATGAAATTATAGGAGTAATAGGCATGGCTTGCACTACAGAGGACAGAAAAAAGGTTATATTGAACAACTTAGAGAGCTATTTGGATTTTCTAGAACAGATAGCCGACTTTATCGCTACAAAGGCGTATGAGGTAGAGGAGGCAAAGAGCAAGGCAGCTATTACAAACATGATGGAGCTAATAGTAAGGAGAATGGATGAGGGAGCTATTATCATAAACAATGAGGGTAATGTCTCCATCATTAACGCAAGTGCTAAAAAGCAGTTAGGTATTACGAGGATAATCAACAATGAACAGATTGAAATAGAGCCTACGGGAGATACAGTTAATAACAGCAAGGAGTATAAGGTGAGAATTGGAGAAAATGTAAGCACAGTAATAGGAGATATATTTGATGTACCTAAGAATGAATTCTACAAGCAGGTATTACTATTTAGAAATTTGGACAAGGTTCATTCAAGTATATATGCCATGACATCAACCGTCAATGCAGTAGATACAGACGATATAATAGGATGTAGTAAAAAGACTATAGAGCTTAAAGAAAAAATTAAAAAAGTGGCAAATTCAGTTTCAACAGTGCTGATAACTGGTGAAAGTGGGACTGGTAAGGAAGTTGTTGCTACAGCAATATGGAAGAATTCAGATAGGAGAAACAATAGGTTTGTAGCTATAAACTGTGCAGCTATACCTGAACCTTTACTAGAAAGTGAGTTGTTTGGATATGTAAAAGGTGCTTTTACAGGCGCAGATCCTAATGGAAAAATAGGAAAATTTGAACTAGCTAATAAGGGAGTTATATTTTTAGACGAAATTGGGGACATGCCCCTATATCTTCAATCGAAGCTTTTAAGGGTGATTCAGAATAAAAAGATTGTAAGAATAGGTTCAAATCAGCAAATACCATTGGATGTGAGAATTATAGCTGCAACAAATAAAGACTTAAGGCAAATGATAAATGAAAACAAGTTCCGTGAAGACCTATACTATAGATTAAACGTAATCCCCATAGAGATTGCTCCTTTGAGGGAAAGAAAAGAAGATATAAGAGATTTAATATACCATTTTATCGACTACTATAGAAAGCTCTTTGGCAAGAACTTTGTACGAATAGAAGAAGAGACTATGGAAAAGCTTATGAATTACCCATGGCCTGGTAATGTTAGGGAATTAGAAAATACAGTAGAATTCATAGTCAATATGATGGAAGACGGAATTGTAAACGACAATACCTTGCCTTCAAATATAAGAAACAATGATCTTATGGGATATGAAAATCAGCAAGGCATAAGGACTCTAAAGGAAATAGAACAGGAAGAAATAAGAAAGGCAATAGCCTATTATGGAGATACAACAGAAGGGAAAAAGCAGGCAGCTAGAGCTTTAGGCATAGGAATAGCAACTTTATATAGGAAATTATAA